AGAACACATATCTGAtaggttattttaaaaaacacaagctGTGTGAAGCTGTTCAAATGTTAGGAATGTTAGCAATAGACTTGGTAGGGCTGCATCAGAAGATAGAGAAGGCAGTAAAAAGTACATAAGTCATAGTATCCAATGATCAATTTTATGTTTAAGATGGCTATTATCACACAGATCTCACTACCAGATGTATGATAGTATCCACTTATCGTAACCAACCATATCTAAAGCttgaaattatttaatttttaaagaaattgtaGCATAGTGTCCATCCTACATTGTACATTCAAGTTGTTTTCTCTAAGCTCCTTCACTGCACTTGTGACATTAGTTTTACTCAAATGTATAATTAAATATACATAAGTCTGGGTTTGATGCTGTACAAAAATTGTTGTACATTTGTACAATAGATTATTTATCTTCTGCTAGTCTTGCCTCTGCAGCAGAGCCAATACACAAAAGTTTGTTGAAGGGGGATCCACATAAACCCAATTTCCATTCCCACGCTGTTATACTTCCACTTGTTAAGCACCTGTACAATGGCATGACTTAACACTGCATAGGGGAGAGGGCCCCAGCAAAGAACTCTCCCTCCCTATAAAAACTCGCTTTGGTTGTCCCGCTGTCCAGTGAAACTGCCTCAGTTCTACTGCTTTTAGAACTCTgtgcacagagaggtgagacaGGATGCAACTAATTCCACTGCTGATCTCTGACCCAGAATAGAATTCAGCTCACTTCTGGACCTCTGTTAGCTCTGCAGTGCTGGAAGACAAAAGTACCATAAAAGCTTAgtcaataaaataaacaaaatgcacACAGAGCATCTGTCGATGAAGTGGAATGGCCACTTCTGACTACAAGTGCACCTTAACAGACCAACTTTTAAACTTACTGCCATACCTTTTTCCTCCCCTGACAGTTATACCAGGAACATTTAGCTATGATGGCTATATTCAGTATGGGTGGATGGTCCATTTACTTGACCCAGCACTGAAATCCTAATTTTTCAATAACTAGATAGATCTCACAAACAGATATATTTTGGAACCCCATCTTAACTTTAACAAAGTGTCCCTTTAAAGGGAGTGGGGAGTAAAAACTGTCAAATACAAAAGGAATGATTCACAGGAGATAATAAAGCAATATTGAAAGTAAAACTGTTACTATTTAGCCAGTTGAACTACAGCACTCAAGTCATCCTTGGCAGCCTTTGTATACTGCAGTCATTACACATTCAGTATTATATTTCATTTCAGAATCGTAAGGCAACATTATGGAACTTTAGCTTTTGCATTCAAATTCAACGTTACATTACAACGCAAGATTACTGAAGTTGTGCAAGTGGTTCCATTTAGAAGTAATTGAGTTCTGCACATACACAATGAAGAATTTACAGttagtctttttttaatttgacagTATTTCAAAGTGATTTGAAGATCAATGAACATGTACTATTATGcatataaaaaaatcttctttaaTGAAGGCACTTTTACAAAATCTGAGGTGCACCATCTACCACTGGAGCTTTCTCCATTCCTAGaaacgtgatttttttttttaacgtattAACAACAAACCTGTAACAAGCACTTCTGTACGAACAAGAgacattcaaatatatttttaagggGGATTCTAgcttaagttttttgtttttctttttttttaaattcactctTCATTTTATCCCAGAAAAGCAGTATTAAAAGGAACTACTTTATTCACCATGTAAAATGTCATGCATACACATTTCATTGAAGTGACAGAAAACAGAGCTTCACTCAAATTCCATAACAGCCTTGAATTGAAAGTGTTACTCAGCAATGAATGTCTTCTGCTGAGATGTACTGTGTCAATTTAGTGCTATGACAAGCTTGAAAAGAATCTGCTACACACATGACAAGTAACTAGGTAGCAAACAACTCTGCTCCATCTTTCTATTGGTTTCTTATAAGTCTTACCTTGAGAAAGTGTCAAAGCCTCACATTTGGTACTGAAGTTAATTTCAAGTTTCACTATTCCTGAACTGTATTTTGGATACTGAATAGAGAGCCTAATTGACAAGAGAAAACGAAAAGTTGCCTATGGAACATTCAAGGTTAAATTTGATAAGCTTAAAAAGAACAACTAATTTTTGTAATTTAACTTATTTGCAATATTCTTTGCACCTTTTCTTTTCCCACAAGGACTGTACTGATTTCCTGACACACCTATTTCAAATAGAGACTAAGTACTAACATCTGATTTACTCACCAAACTTAAATTTATAATGTCTTAtgcctatttattatttgtgtaccAGCATCAGTAGTATCATAGCTCTAGAAACAGCCTTGTCTTTGCCACTAGACACCCAGCAGAAGAAGGCAAGACATAAATGCAGTAAGTCCTACAAAAATAATGGCTAGTTTgttcaaattaaaaaattcacaaaaatttCTTCTCACCATAACATTCTAAAAGATGTAATAAGTAATGTGTATCTGAACCTAGAGGTTTTGACTGTCCCTTTAGCACTGAAAAGCTGGAAATGCAGTTTTTTAAACAAGTGAACCTGTTCACTTTACAAAAATGCAAATAGGGAGAATATACTTCCTGGAAGGAGAGTCAACATGACAAAACAGAGATATTGTTTTCAAGTATATAATTAGCCCAACTGAGCAGGAATACATCATACAGCAGATTTTGGGTAGCATTATCTTTGTCACAAAAATTACTCACCAGTCAAAATGGCAGCAGTGCTTAAATAACCTTAAATTTCTTATAACGTTGCAAATGCAGTGAAGAAAAGTGGCTACTCAACATCAAATATAAAAACCATTTATAAAAACACATCAGAATTTTATTGCTTGAAGAATACAGCATATGAAAAAAGCACAAGAACTTCCAAAGAAAAGGTCACAAGGAACCAAACATACTATCCCATACATACCAGATGCAGTAAAATGTTAACCTGAATTCTGCATCAGAAAAAACAAGTGTGAAATACCTAATTTTGtttacttaaaagaaaaagactaatttaaaatataaagtgtAAGGTGTTACAGTACAAATTAGAAAAGCCAACACTGCACATTAACATTGTTTCACTAGACTAGATTTACTACCTTTGGTACTGAAGTCTTTACAGAAAACCACTTCCTTAGTCAAATCTTGTCCAACATATTTCATGAAAGTTTTTCAACTTAACATTCAACAAACTAATCTTTACTTTTTGAACCATCACTGCAAGGATGCATTTAGAAAATGTGCAAGTTTATTCAATATGTAACCTAACTTCTctaaaatttaaatcaaaagcTACTGGGCGATCCTTGGAGATCTGAATATATGCCAACTGTACTTGTTCAGATCTCTACTTAAAATGGGCACACTGTTTTCTGTTTATTTCGCTATGTGAACAGACTGCTGCACGCAAAGCTTTTAGTCCAAAAATTTTTTCCAGAGAAAATTGTCAAGAGCATACTAAAAGAAAAGACAGTGCATTCTTACACAGCTATCTGATCTGATCGTCTGCAGTAGTATGCAAGTGGCTTTTCCATTCTGCTGGAAACAAGAGTACCAGAACATTGGCCAACATTTCTTCATTCAACATTAAAATTCTATAACGGACACAACTATGGTCTATTTCAACACAAAGAACAGCTGCCCATCCATTTATATAAACAGAATTTTCAAATTGTCAAAAAgactccttttcctttccttatCCTGATTTTCTTTCCTGATTACTCGTGGGGCATACTTTAACTAAACTTGGACAGAATCATTTGCACCTACTAACCTGTTTGAATGAAGAAAATGTTATTGTTTCACAAGGTAGCTGAGGAATCCATTGGTAACCTAGTCTGGAAAATGTTAACATTATGCTGACAACAATAACTAACAAATCAGGGTTAAATAAAAATCCCTCTTTACTGAAAGCATGTTCATTAACTTCAATTTTTGCTTTTGTAGGCTTGAACATTTAATAAttcccagttaagtcaatggaactaatACAATTGCATTTCACCAAGTTCCAGCTTTACATGTGAACAATATGAACATATCTGGACTATGCAAGTAATACCATCAACAACAGTTAACATTAAATTGGAGTGAAATAATAAGAATTATTAGTTCTCTACACTGGTCAgtctttgaaatgaaatattcatTGATTCAGGACTCTTCATAGATATAATAAAATCATGGGTTTATTTTTTCACCCCATACAAAAAAAATGACCGAATTTCTACAACTCCTATTAAACATACCTTTTCCTATCTTAGTGAAAATGTATCTTTTCAAATTTGTAACAAATGTGGTATTTGAGCACATATAATATTTACtgccatatatatatatcctcatttttaaaaggacaaagaATTCAGACTTTACTATGCTGACCTCTTTGCTTTTTTCCCATTATGCAGATTAAGTGTTTACTGAACCactcccacccaaaaaaaaaaaaccaattaaAAATTCTTTATGTAAGATTTTATAGTTTAGTTAAAAGGGAAGAGAAATGCAAATGTGGATTTAGAGCTTCTGTATAAATCTCACTATTTTATAAActtgttgtttattttaacacTGTTTATTGATCAAATAAATGACGCACTGCTATCTAAAATTTCCAtatacaccattaaaaatccaaAGTTGATATGATATTGAACCTTAAATCTTTAAGAGTTCAAAAAAAGACAGTTTTTACATGTACAGCACACAACAGCAGACATCCCTAGAATACCAATGGCCAGTCCAAGATGCGTACAAAATTACAGGTAAGCATTCATATCACTGTTTTCATTGTGCAGGAAAGATATTTCTCAGTGGGAATAGAATCTCAGCTGGTGAATTTCAGATatcatcttcatcatcttcaTCCTGAGAGGATCCTGCCTGATTGGATGCACTGGCTGATGCAGCAGCAAGCTGTGCTTGTTGGGCCGCTTGTTGCATCTGTAGCCACTCCTGCTGGGCCAGTTCTGCTTGCTGCTGTCTAGCCTGAAAACAGACAAAATTGTTAACAAAACCCAATTTCCAATAACCTTTTAAGGAATTAGTATAGCACACTGGCAAAGATTACATTAATGGTCTAGCAGAAACTGCAGGTGCAAAGTACAAGATTTATACCTAAAAATAATCACTGTACATAAAGGGTATTCAAAATATTGCAATGCTTTGTACTGATATTAACATTTAGTTATTCTTTCCCTCTCATCCACACTCTAAACGCCTTACTATTAATACAGTACCTTTTTTTCTTCATGTTGGCATAACCTATTTTGATGGTATGCAGTTCAACCATCATCTGGAACATTTATGCTCAGAAAACCAAAGAGGTTGGGGTAAATAAAAATGTACTTGAAAAAAAGTCAATTTTGGGGGTTGCACAGGGTCATAGAGGCACcactttcaaatgaaaaattaacCAGGAACGTTGCAGAGTGGCTAGAAGTGCAACAAGTACAATTAGCATTAACAAGTCCCTCTACCACTTACCCAAACTGCCTAGGAAATACTGATCAGGAAGTCCAGGCCTTACTTTAAGCaagaattaaattaattaaattaaatggaaaaatggaGGGTAAGTAAAGTGAAACATGTGCAATGTGTTATAGTTTGAAAGTGTCAGAACTAGAGTAGTGATGTACCAATATTCTTATTTAATAAGGGCCTAACCTTTGCAGCTGAACCTAAATTCAGCCCTATCATCCTCCACCTCCCAATACCATTTTTGCTTCTTTCCCCATCTCCAAAAAATTGcttgtttttgttacataaataTCAGGAATGTTAAGTCTGCTTTTGCTACatgaattttcaagattttcagcAGTTTATTGTGAGTTCATCTTCCTCAATTCAAGGAGAGAGGATGTTTGACATTTGATAGGAAGCCTTTGTTAAGTGATTGTTAGGTACTGAAGTTGAGAGTACAAAAAGTGCAAACAAACTAAAAAGAGTTTGATTAGAAGTCCTTTCTCCTCTCAACTGTCAGCTTTCATTTGCTTGTGATGTCATATTTTTTCTAGTACTTTAGTCACTATAGTCGCCTCCAGGATAGTTAAAACTAGGGATGGGCATTTGCCCAGACCAAAAATAATTggtcaactgaccagtcaaccattggccaaatattttaaagcactaatttATTAGAATAGTAATAACAGTAAGAAAACAAAGTAAGCCTTTATGGTCTCCAATCAGCCTAACCTTAGATAGACACTTATGCCTAATTACAACAACGACAAAAGTTCTTAACTGAgctattttaactcagaaaaatgtgGAGCACAAATAAATGGAAGTTCTAAAAACTGAAAGAATGGTATAATGGTGCAATCAAAAAGGTAGGCCATTGCCTAAATCAGGGTATTCTTGAAGAAATATTTGAGACTATTTGACAGGGGTCATATAGGTGATTACTTGAACAGCTTGTTAAGTCCACTTAAAACCtgaatttgcactgtaaaaaaacacccagcagaaaaaaaaaaaaacctttgaaacaaaaatatcagGTCTTCTTTATATATAAAGCAAAAGAGAACAAAAGCCTGTTTCCCCCCTCTATATAGGACACCTTTAAAGTTAAGTGCACATTTCTATTAAAATccccttttcattttgaattttccatAACTGGCCTATCAGGCAAAAATTTTCTGAACCTACTATCTACCTAAGGATGATATTTTGGAACATTTCATCAAGGACAATTCAGTCAGTCAATAAGAGTACAAAAAGATACTGTCCCTATTCCAAGAGTTGTGGCAATTCTTTGGAAAGCTCTAGCACAAATGTgctggattaaaaaaaagttgacatCTGCAAAGGAAATAGCCCTCACTGAAAAGAGGCTTTAAATGTTTCAGTTAAAAGTATTCATATGCAGTCACTAGGGTTTGAAAGAGAATCAAAATTTGTTCAGTGTCAATACTTGGTACACTTTTAGCCATTTTAACCAAAGTTCTAAACAAATGAAAGCAACACGTGAACACATTAGTAGTGGACATGCATGTCTAAGATACACATTCAATGTGTCAGTGCTCCATAAGAGTCAGTGGCTCTACAGTATTTTCTCTCAACCTTTcagataccagggaccagcttgctatcttcctaaactgtgttagggagatctcagggacgaGAAACACTGCTCCAAGGGACTGTGCACCTTCTGCTGGACAGATAATTCTGGAAATATTAGGTGCCACCAGATTATATAACCACTTCTTCAcatcttttttcttttgaaaatactaGGAAACTCCCTAAGGTTGCATGGCTAAGAACTCAGAGTCAGAACTTAAGGTGTCCTCAATCTTAAATCTGCCTCCTCATGCCATAATGCAGTATGCCAGTCTTTATTGCACAATCAAGTCACTTCTCAAATACTACAACATAGAATTTTTCCTACAAACTTCAGCCTAATGTTCACAACAAATTAGGATGCCTCTTGATTTGGATTTATTCATTCATTAAGGAAGTTATCTTTGTAAATGACGGAAAACTAGGGCCCTGATCTTACCAACACTTATACGCATACATAATTTCTCAGGTGTGTAAATGAATATTTAAGAAGTGTGATTGTCATTTAAGCAGCCAGTATTCCTTCTGCATATAACCACTGGTAAATTCTGGATCATCTATAGGATTAATCACATGCAAGAGTTATGCACAtgtataagtatttgcaggactggagtGCAAGTACAGCACTTGTTCCAACAATACATCCACAAACTACTTTCATAAATtgtggaataaaataaaaatgcgcTGTTTTAGAATCTGATCAGAGATTTTTGTACAATATCAAATGAGGACCATTTTAAGTTTCATTTACTGATCGAATACACAGACAGTGCAACTTGCATGTACTAACAATTTTATAATGCATTTTTTATTAAACTCtaataattaaaaaatttaatGCATACCTTCAGAGGACAGTGTCTACTAGATTAAACAATTTTAAAGTAGGTAAAAACAAATCAGGTCTAAGTTGATAATACCTCTTTAAATGAAATGTCAATTGTTTTAATTCCCCATTGTTTATAATATTCTATAATATCCCTATCCCACCCCTCCTCTGCTGCTTTTGACCTGTGTAGAGTGCAGCTTTTATTTAAGTTATCCACATTAAACTTCATTGCATTAAGCTTAAAAGAACATAAAAACTTAAACTAACCAGTTTGTTATAAAACCAAACACTGCTTCTGCAGCAGCCACATTGGCTTTTTTAATCTTagcatgaaggggaaaaaagtatcTATGCGTTAATTTGTCACAGGACTACACCATTACATGTGTTAGCCATGTGATAAATTTCCAAACCTGGTGAAAACCTCAACtgtctcatcatcatcatctattTAGCTATAATGTACTTGGCACTTTACAACATACAAAAATAAAGTTTATCTGGGTTTTGGCATTACATGAGTTTCAGTAAGGTCAGCGAGGAGGAGGTTGCAACTAAGATGTAAGATCACCAGGAACCTGAATAAGCATTTTCACCATGGgaacagaaagaaaggaaagagacaTGTTAGAGATATAGCATTCTTGTGACAAAAACTATTAGAGAGATGGAAATTACTCTTTTCCCCCATGAAGTGATGGAACCAAAACCAAGACAGATATTTAAACTGAAATGAttaagacacaaaatgagttacacctagcaagggtcataaaaggcaataaaaaggtTCTACAAATACACAGGGAGAAAGAGATGAAGGAAGATGTAGGTTCtcacttagtggggaaggagagctaataacagatgacatccccattttgcttcagtcttggCTAAAATATTAAATTGTGACTCGATAATTAATATTAACCAGAATGGGAAAGGAACAAGCTAGAACAAGGAAAGAAAGGGTTAAAATATTTCGATAAGTTAGATGTGTTTAAATCAGCAGGGGCCAATGAAACTCACCTGTGGATACCTAAAAACTAGCTGAAAATCTCAACCATTAGCAATTTGTgagaactcatggaagatggtgaggtcccaaaggactggagaaggaaaaacatagttcctatctttaaaatgaggaacaaagaggacatGGGGAATTATAAACCGGTCAGCCTAACTTTGAGACCTGAgggatactggaacaaattattaaacgaGAATTTGCAAGTATGTAGAGGATAAGGTTATAAGTAAAACTGAACATAAATTTGTCATAAACAAATCATgacaaatcaacctaatttccttcttttatgGGATTACTGGCCTAATGGATGGGTGGAAGCCGTAGATgtgacatatcttgattttagtaaggcttttgacacagtccacCTGACACTCTTATAAGCAAATTAGCAAAATGTGGGCTAAATGTAATTATTATAAGGTGTGtgaacaactggttgaaagaccctACTCAAAGAGTAATTGTCAACCATTTGCTATCAGACTGGGGGGACATTTCTAGTGGGATCTCACAGAGGTTTGTCCTGGGTTTtgtactattcaacattttcaccaatgacttggataatggactgaagagtatgtttataaaatgtgtagaggacactaaactgggaggggttgctagcactttggaggacaggattagaacacagaacaaccttgacaaattgaagaattggtctgaaatcaacaagataaaattcaataaagataagtggaAAGTACTACACCTaggaaggaaaaaagcaaatgcacaactacaaaatgggaaataactggctaggtggtagcacTCCTGAAAAGGAtcgggggttataatggatcacaaattaaacatgagtcaacaacgcgatgcagttgcaaaaaaaaggtATGTTAACACAGTGTCATATGCAAAAGACAGAAGATAACTGTCCTGCTTTACTTAGCAGtagggaggcctcagctggagtactctgtccagttcttggtgccatgctttaggaaagaaatggataaattggagagagtgtaGAGTAGAGCAACAAAACGATAGCAGGTTTAAGACCTAcgaggaaaggtaaaaaaaaattgggcatgtttagtcttgagaaaagatgactcaGAGGGGACCTCATAACGGTCCTCAAATATGTTACGGGCTATTTTAAAAGTTGTTCTAAAGACTGGACAAGAAGTAACGGACTAATCTGCAGCAAAagatatttaggttagatattaagaaaaactttctagttataagagtagttaagctctggaatacgTTTctaagagaggttgtggaatccttgtcATTGGTGGTTTCTTAGGACAGGTTAGATAAAAACATGTCTGAGATGGCCTATGTATACATGACCCTGCCGCAGCACAGGGCGAtaggattagatgacctctcaaaatctcttccagcactacatttctatgattatagtTTAAAGAAAGTGATCATTTTCTAATATATTAGTTGGCATTTCCCTTCATATATACAGTTGGACTAAAGACAACCTCGTAATACACGTAAAGGAATACAAAAAGTAgttgaaaataactttttaaaactcaAACATTTGTAAAAgtttctgtaaaataggaatacaTGATTGAGTGGCACGGCTTTGATATCACCAGTGGTAAAGTAATACATTCATTTAAAACTCAGACTAATAAAACTTACACATTTCTATACAATCTCTCTGGCATGTCAGATCACAGAATTAACAAAGAAAAGTCAGCATCTTATTTATCCATTTGCATTTCTTGCCCTGACTTCGCAAGGTCAGATTCAGTAAAATCTTTCATGGCCATGCAATCCATAAAACAGGGGATTCTTCTGGACTTATGCATGTTTCTATGGCACTAAATCAGGGAGTGTCTAGTTCATTCAACCTCACTGATAGATTTTTGCAAttaacaggaaaaaaatccacattagATTTCTTAGTCAGAAACATTGCCTCACTCACTTTTGCAAATAACTCCTGTTGCTGCCTTAGAAGTTCTTCTTCAGGAATGCCAAGATTTTCCAAACGAGAACTGGCCTTTCTTCTTTTTAGTGCTACTGTTTTGCACTCTTGTAAGACTTCTTTTACCTCACTGATATAGGAGCCAAAACCCAAGCTTTCTAGtgctggaaaaaagaaaacatgatCAATTAGCATAACTAAGATTTGTAGTCACATCAAAACAATTTCCTGTAATAAGACACCAAGTTGTTCTG
This window of the Eretmochelys imbricata isolate rEreImb1 chromosome 8, rEreImb1.hap1, whole genome shotgun sequence genome carries:
- the DR1 gene encoding protein Dr1 codes for the protein MASSSGNDDDLTIPRAAINKMIKETLPNVRVANDARELVVNCCTEFIHLISSEANEICNKSEKKTISPEHVIQALESLGFGSYISEVKEVLQECKTVALKRRKASSRLENLGIPEEELLRQQQELFAKARQQQAELAQQEWLQMQQAAQQAQLAAASASASNQAGSSQDEDDEDDI